The following coding sequences are from one Natrarchaeobius halalkaliphilus window:
- a CDS encoding ABC transporter ATP-binding protein, translating into MSQPAIDHTDQSLDEDVIMSVRDATVSFDMSRGESRVLDNVSMDLQRNEILGVVGESGSGKSMFASALLDAIVEPGELRGDVIYNPENGTPFDVTDLSEEELREFRWEYVSMVFQGAMTSFNPVRTIKTHFVETLVAHDAHVEEGLERARDLLVDLHLDPDRILESYPHELSGGMSQRALIALSLVLEPEVLVMDEPTAALDLLMQQSIISLLKDIQQKYDLTIVFITHDLPLIAGMTDRLAVLYAFEFIEVGPSMDILTGSVHPYTRALLKSAPNLKMPLDEMQPIEGNAPDPVNVPAGCSYHPRCSLSTDLCEAEDPEFYDAGGEQEVSCHHWEDAADAVPLDLTKAAEASTDFASGKQSGETILSMDDVEVHFEDGGSGILGKFFDPPQTVRAVDGISIDISDNDVFVLIGESGCGKSTLGKTSVGIQEPTGGTVEFKGQDIWMARKRLGDIDIPWGDIRRSLQIIHQDPASSLNPNRRVESLLADPFKRWHRDKSEEARRNIILTLLEQVGMSPPEDYIDRYPHQLSGGEKQRVALIRAFTMNPELIFADEPVSALDVSLRVEMMNLMISLQDMFDTSFLFVSHSLANARYITGRTGGRIGVMYLGELIEVGPPEKVIHDPQHPYTQALRWATPELTMSLDNDDAPMRTIDVPDATNPPSGCRYHTRCQYAREICTSEKPSMMCDDETGERNAACFRVDEEHEYWDSEPVEGVELEE; encoded by the coding sequence TCGCCTCGGCGCTCCTCGATGCGATCGTCGAACCCGGTGAACTCCGCGGTGACGTGATATACAACCCCGAAAACGGCACGCCGTTCGACGTCACGGACCTCAGTGAAGAAGAGCTCAGAGAGTTCCGCTGGGAGTACGTCTCGATGGTGTTCCAGGGTGCGATGACGTCGTTTAACCCGGTTCGAACCATCAAAACCCATTTTGTCGAGACGCTGGTCGCTCACGATGCCCACGTCGAAGAGGGGTTAGAGCGAGCGCGGGACCTACTCGTCGACCTCCACCTCGATCCCGATCGCATTCTCGAGTCCTACCCTCACGAACTCAGCGGCGGCATGTCCCAGCGGGCGTTGATCGCGCTCAGCCTGGTACTGGAGCCGGAGGTGCTGGTCATGGACGAGCCGACGGCTGCACTCGATCTCTTGATGCAGCAATCTATTATCTCGCTGCTCAAAGACATTCAGCAGAAATACGATCTGACGATCGTCTTCATCACTCACGACCTTCCGCTGATCGCCGGAATGACCGATCGCCTCGCGGTTCTGTATGCGTTCGAATTTATCGAGGTCGGTCCGTCGATGGATATTCTTACCGGCTCTGTCCATCCGTATACCCGCGCGTTGTTGAAGTCGGCACCGAATCTGAAGATGCCACTCGACGAGATGCAGCCGATCGAAGGGAACGCGCCAGATCCGGTCAACGTCCCGGCCGGATGTTCGTACCACCCACGCTGTTCGCTGTCGACCGATCTCTGCGAAGCGGAGGACCCGGAGTTCTACGACGCGGGTGGCGAACAGGAAGTTTCGTGTCATCACTGGGAGGATGCGGCTGATGCGGTCCCTCTGGACCTCACGAAGGCCGCCGAGGCGAGTACCGACTTCGCGAGCGGAAAGCAGTCCGGCGAAACGATCCTCTCGATGGACGACGTCGAGGTCCACTTCGAGGACGGTGGCAGCGGTATTCTTGGGAAGTTCTTCGATCCGCCACAGACGGTTCGTGCCGTCGACGGGATCTCGATCGACATCTCGGACAACGACGTCTTCGTGTTGATCGGGGAGAGCGGCTGTGGGAAATCCACGCTCGGCAAAACGTCGGTCGGGATCCAGGAGCCGACCGGGGGAACGGTCGAGTTCAAAGGCCAGGACATCTGGATGGCACGGAAACGGCTCGGTGATATCGATATTCCGTGGGGCGATATCCGGCGGTCCCTCCAGATCATCCATCAGGATCCCGCGAGCTCGCTCAATCCGAACCGACGCGTCGAATCGCTGCTGGCCGATCCGTTCAAGCGCTGGCATCGCGACAAAAGCGAAGAGGCACGCCGAAACATCATCCTGACGTTGCTCGAGCAAGTCGGGATGTCTCCACCGGAGGACTACATCGATCGGTATCCACACCAGCTCAGCGGCGGCGAGAAACAGCGCGTCGCACTCATTCGAGCGTTTACGATGAATCCGGAGCTGATATTCGCTGACGAGCCGGTGAGCGCACTCGACGTCTCGCTCCGGGTCGAGATGATGAACCTCATGATCTCGCTTCAGGACATGTTCGATACGTCGTTCCTGTTCGTCTCGCACAGTCTCGCGAACGCACGATACATCACTGGTCGAACTGGCGGACGTATCGGCGTCATGTACCTTGGCGAACTGATCGAGGTCGGTCCACCGGAGAAAGTCATTCACGACCCACAGCATCCGTACACGCAAGCGCTACGCTGGGCCACTCCCGAGCTGACGATGTCGCTCGACAACGACGATGCGCCGATGCGGACGATCGACGTCCCCGACGCCACGAACCCGCCGTCGGGATGTCGATACCATACGCGATGCCAGTACGCCCGCGAGATCTGTACCAGCGAAAAGCCGTCGATGATGTGTGACGACGAAACCGGAGAGCGAAACGCGGCGTGTTTCCGCGTCGACGAGGAACACGAATACTGGGACAGCGAGCCCGTGGAGGGCGTCGAACTCGAGGAATAA
- a CDS encoding inositol monophosphatase family protein, which translates to MIDDEYLQTAVDAAEKSATILSENFDTEFDVEHKSPTDMVSEIDIKCDRVIKEHIRERHPDHSFFTEESGADGDGSYRWIVDPLDGTHNYVNSFPYYCVTIALEIDGEIHAGVINRPEMNEVYTTVRGKGAYCNGEEIAVSDTERLTGGFLGMGISPPAATDEEFLELFKRLIGNPVRTEGVRRLGCGAADLSLVGQGTLDGVFDKYTSPWDVAAGTLLVEEAGGTVTDLNDEPLDFSAGERELHIVATNGEIHDAILDQYERASNSVAVKRE; encoded by the coding sequence ATGATCGACGACGAGTATCTTCAGACAGCGGTCGATGCGGCCGAAAAGAGTGCGACGATCCTCTCGGAGAACTTCGACACCGAGTTCGACGTCGAACACAAGTCTCCGACTGATATGGTGTCGGAGATCGACATCAAGTGCGACCGGGTGATAAAAGAGCACATTCGGGAGCGACATCCGGATCACTCGTTTTTCACCGAGGAATCCGGAGCGGACGGTGACGGATCCTACCGGTGGATCGTCGATCCGCTCGATGGAACGCACAACTACGTGAACTCGTTTCCGTACTATTGCGTCACGATCGCCCTCGAGATCGACGGGGAGATTCACGCGGGCGTGATAAACCGCCCGGAGATGAACGAGGTGTATACGACGGTCCGGGGGAAAGGAGCCTACTGCAACGGAGAGGAAATCGCGGTTTCTGACACCGAACGACTGACGGGGGGGTTTCTCGGGATGGGAATCTCGCCGCCGGCCGCGACCGACGAGGAGTTCCTCGAGTTGTTCAAGCGACTCATCGGAAACCCGGTGCGGACGGAGGGAGTCAGACGACTCGGCTGTGGGGCGGCAGATCTCTCGCTCGTCGGTCAGGGAACGCTCGACGGCGTGTTCGACAAGTACACGTCGCCGTGGGACGTCGCCGCGGGAACGCTACTCGTCGAAGAGGCCGGCGGGACGGTGACCGACCTGAACGACGAGCCGCTCGATTTCAGTGCCGGCGAACGAGAGCTTCACATCGTCGCAACGAACGGCGAGATCCACGATGCGATCCTCGATCAGTACGAACGCGCATCGAATTCGGTCGCGGTGAAGCGAGAATAA
- a CDS encoding YIP1 family protein has product MATGFVTDPEGFLRKKAATGRLWIPSLFAVLVGIALLSQTWLIRVQLGGEFLRVIDALIIWGMFRVIEGFIIWIYFIVAFWAMGIALGGKPLLGHVIRVAGWGLPPFIIAGLVWGAGYYYALRDATLLEYDLQGIEAEWELLADYKAQAVGDPYLVGATLLGSGVLLISAYIWVNGVKTACDLDKRNATIAVGVPLALYVLYRFLAIYGILPGP; this is encoded by the coding sequence ATGGCAACAGGCTTCGTAACGGACCCAGAGGGGTTTCTCCGGAAAAAAGCGGCAACCGGCCGATTGTGGATTCCATCGCTGTTCGCAGTTCTCGTCGGCATTGCGTTGCTCTCACAAACGTGGCTCATCCGTGTTCAACTGGGCGGTGAGTTCCTTCGCGTTATCGACGCACTCATCATCTGGGGTATGTTCCGCGTCATCGAGGGATTCATCATCTGGATCTATTTCATCGTCGCGTTCTGGGCGATGGGGATCGCCCTCGGTGGAAAGCCGCTTCTGGGTCACGTGATTCGGGTCGCAGGATGGGGCCTCCCACCGTTCATCATCGCCGGTCTCGTCTGGGGAGCTGGTTACTACTACGCGCTTCGCGATGCAACCCTCCTCGAGTACGATCTCCAGGGAATCGAAGCCGAGTGGGAACTCCTCGCTGATTACAAGGCACAGGCCGTCGGTGATCCGTACCTCGTCGGCGCGACGCTCCTCGGAAGCGGTGTACTGCTTATCAGTGCGTACATCTGGGTGAACGGCGTGAAGACTGCCTGCGATCTCGATAAACGAAATGCGACGATCGCGGTCGGCGTTCCACTCGCTCTCTACGTTCTGTACCGGTTCCTCGCTATCTACGGAATTCTCCCGGGACCGTAA
- a CDS encoding universal stress protein gives MNRGLVVVDDSETHRTLLEEAGALAAGSGGELVIFTHLSSDEVESNRETIEAISEQEGTTYDSDVALQPSEQFATSLAEETLSDFGIEYGVETRIVEGSELADEIISTAYETDCDHVFLVGQNRSPTGKAIFGDVVQNVILNFDGLVTVNIDEST, from the coding sequence ATGAACCGTGGATTAGTCGTCGTAGACGACAGTGAGACACACCGAACACTACTTGAGGAAGCGGGTGCCCTTGCAGCTGGCTCAGGCGGCGAACTCGTGATTTTTACGCATCTCAGCAGCGACGAGGTCGAATCTAACCGTGAGACGATAGAGGCGATAAGCGAGCAGGAAGGTACGACGTACGATTCGGACGTCGCGCTTCAGCCCTCGGAACAGTTCGCAACGTCTCTTGCGGAAGAGACTCTCTCCGATTTCGGCATCGAGTACGGTGTCGAGACCAGAATCGTCGAAGGCAGTGAGCTGGCGGATGAAATCATTTCGACTGCGTACGAAACCGACTGTGATCATGTTTTCCTCGTCGGTCAGAACCGTTCTCCGACTGGAAAAGCCATCTTCGGTGACGTCGTTCAGAACGTGATCCTCAACTTTGATGGCCTGGTAACCGTCAATATTGATGAGTCGACATAG